A single region of the Solwaraspora sp. WMMD791 genome encodes:
- the rplI gene encoding 50S ribosomal protein L9 — MKIILTQEVSGLGSPGDIVEVKNGYGRNYLLPQGYAITWTKGAEKQVTSIKRARSAREIRDLGHANEVKGQLENLTVTLTARAGEGGRLFGSVTPAEVVDAVRTAGGPALDRRRLELSGHIKSVGTYPVKVKLHPDVTATFNLNVLQAK; from the coding sequence ATGAAGATCATCCTGACTCAGGAGGTGTCTGGGCTCGGTTCCCCCGGGGACATCGTCGAGGTCAAGAACGGCTACGGCCGTAACTACCTGCTGCCCCAGGGCTACGCGATCACCTGGACCAAGGGCGCGGAGAAGCAGGTCACCTCGATCAAGCGAGCCCGGTCCGCACGGGAGATCCGCGACCTCGGCCACGCCAACGAGGTCAAGGGGCAGTTGGAGAACCTCACGGTCACCCTGACCGCGCGGGCCGGCGAGGGCGGTCGACTGTTCGGCTCGGTCACCCCGGCCGAGGTCGTCGACGCCGTCCGTACCGCCGGTGGGCCGGCGCTGGACCGTCGACGGCTGGAGCTGTCCGGCCACATCAAGTCGGTCGGCACCTACCCGGTGAAGGTCAAGCTCCACCCGGACGTCACCGCGACGTTCAACCTCAACGTGCTCCAGGCCAAGTAG
- the rpsR gene encoding 30S ribosomal protein S18: MAKAAALRKPKKKVNPLDKDGITYIDYKDTALLRKFISDRGKIRARRVTGVTSQQQRQIARAVKNAREMALLPYTTTAR, from the coding sequence ATGGCCAAGGCTGCGGCACTTCGCAAGCCGAAGAAGAAGGTGAACCCGCTCGACAAGGACGGGATCACCTATATCGACTACAAGGACACCGCTCTGCTGCGCAAGTTCATCTCCGACCGCGGCAAGATCCGCGCCCGGCGGGTGACCGGAGTGACCTCCCAGCAGCAGCGGCAGATCGCCCGTGCGGTCAAGAACGCCCGTGAGATGGCGCTCCTGCCGTACACCACGACGGCTCGCTGA
- a CDS encoding single-stranded DNA-binding protein, whose product MAGDTTITVIGNLTDDPELRFTPSGAAVAKFRVASTPRFMDKASGEWKDGEPLFLSCTVWRQAAEHVAESLQRGARVIVSGRLRQRSYETREGEKRTVIELEVDEIGPSLRYATAKVQKMSRSGAGGGGFGGSGGGGNQGGGNFDDPWATAAPAASSARSGGGNFDEEPPF is encoded by the coding sequence ATGGCAGGAGATACCACCATCACGGTCATCGGCAACCTGACCGATGATCCTGAATTGCGTTTTACCCCTTCCGGAGCGGCGGTGGCCAAGTTCCGGGTCGCCTCGACGCCCCGGTTCATGGACAAGGCCTCCGGCGAATGGAAGGACGGCGAGCCGCTCTTCCTGTCCTGCACGGTGTGGCGTCAGGCGGCCGAGCACGTCGCCGAGTCGCTCCAGCGGGGTGCCCGGGTGATCGTCTCGGGTCGACTGCGGCAGCGGTCGTACGAGACCCGCGAGGGCGAGAAGCGGACCGTCATCGAACTGGAAGTGGACGAGATCGGCCCGTCGCTGCGGTACGCCACGGCGAAGGTGCAGAAGATGTCCCGGTCCGGAGCTGGTGGCGGCGGCTTCGGTGGTTCCGGAGGCGGCGGTAACCAGGGCGGCGGAAACTTCGACGACCCTTGGGCCACGGCCGCGCCAGCTGCCTCGTCTGCTCGATCGGGCGGCGGGAACTTCGACGAGGAACCCCCATTCTGA
- the rpsF gene encoding 30S ribosomal protein S6 produces MRHYEIMVILDPSLEERTVAPSLDTYLNVIRTAGGSVEKLDVWGRRRLSFEINKKAEGIYAVIDLQANPDAVAELDRQLRLNESVLRTKVIRPETR; encoded by the coding sequence TTGCGTCATTACGAGATCATGGTGATTCTCGATCCCAGCCTCGAGGAGCGCACGGTCGCGCCCTCGCTCGACACGTACCTGAACGTGATCCGGACCGCCGGTGGCTCAGTCGAGAAACTCGACGTCTGGGGCCGTCGCCGCCTCTCCTTCGAGATCAACAAGAAGGCGGAAGGCATCTACGCCGTCATCGACCTGCAGGCAAATCCGGACGCCGTCGCCGAGCTGGACCGACAGCTGCGGCTCAACGAGTCGGTCCTGCGCACCAAGGTCATTCGGCCGGAAACGCGCTGA
- a CDS encoding deoxyribonuclease IV, translated as MRIGAHVDPTDPLAEATDRHADAVQFFLADPQGWKAPTPRTDAARLRESGVDVYVHAPYVINVATSNNRIRIPSRKLLVSHAAHAHEVGAKGLIVHGGHVNRGDDPAVGFANWRKTFAYAKEQGGFPLPVLIENTAGGDNACARRFESLARLWDAIGEFEPGFCLDTCHAHAAGEDLLGIVDRIKAITGRIDLIHANGSKDGFDSGRDRHENLQAGSIDPELIVAAVRAADAPVIVETPGGADGQAADIDYLRQRLGQQDPPR; from the coding sequence ATGCGTATCGGAGCCCACGTCGACCCCACCGACCCGCTCGCTGAGGCCACCGACCGTCACGCCGACGCCGTCCAGTTCTTCCTGGCCGATCCGCAGGGCTGGAAGGCCCCGACGCCACGGACCGACGCGGCCCGGCTGCGCGAGTCCGGCGTCGACGTCTACGTCCACGCGCCGTACGTCATCAACGTCGCCACCTCCAACAACCGGATCCGGATTCCGAGTCGCAAGCTGCTGGTGAGCCACGCCGCCCACGCTCACGAGGTCGGCGCCAAGGGGCTCATCGTGCACGGTGGACACGTCAACCGTGGCGACGACCCGGCGGTGGGCTTCGCCAACTGGCGCAAGACCTTCGCCTACGCCAAGGAGCAGGGCGGATTCCCACTCCCGGTGTTGATCGAGAACACCGCTGGTGGCGACAACGCCTGTGCCCGCCGGTTCGAATCGCTCGCCCGGTTGTGGGATGCCATCGGCGAGTTCGAGCCGGGCTTCTGCCTCGACACCTGCCACGCCCATGCCGCCGGCGAGGACCTGCTCGGCATCGTCGACCGGATCAAGGCGATCACCGGCCGGATCGACCTGATCCACGCCAACGGCTCGAAGGACGGCTTCGACAGCGGCCGGGACCGGCACGAGAATCTCCAGGCCGGGTCGATCGACCCGGAGCTCATCGTCGCAGCGGTCCGCGCCGCCGACGCACCGGTGATCGTCGAGACCCCCGGCGGGGCAGACGGCCAGGCGGCCGACATCGACTACCTCCGGCAACGCCTGGGTCAGCAGGACCCGCCGCGATGA
- a CDS encoding glycosyltransferase 87 family protein gives MSVQPPNSIDEAQRDEPVGQPDTGTGVNPDAAPVDHPSRADGFVRGLSEAIGGPLGRHAAGQDVVAARTGRFWTAARVVLALICLSLAAHWVQKSPCMDGGWHSNIQYTRFCYTDVLALYYAEGLNEGKVPYLDHPVEYPVVTGYFMGVLGLPVHALGADRPDLNQAMWFYNANALVLCALAVAAVATILALRRRRPWDAAMFALSPALVLTATVNWDMLPIAFAAFGLYAWARKRPVLAGILLGIGGAAKMWPLFLLGPILVLGLRSARIRATVTAIAVAVATVVAVNLPVYLWANDGWRRFFELNSERPIDWGTLWYIGRYLDGKWAAGAPGDQGPFQWLSANIPTLNTLSYVLFGLACLGIGALALLAPRRPRLAALAFLVVAAFLIFSKVWSQQFTLWLLPLIVLARPRWGAFLAWQAAEIGYFFAFYGQLLGATNGSPVIPEGVFVLAATLRLATVVALCVFIIRDILAPERDVVRGNYLDDPDGGVFDGATDAAWISSLRRWLGSGGPAAGARSPSQPEDDRVADVGTLDAKPVNR, from the coding sequence ATGAGCGTGCAGCCGCCGAACAGCATCGATGAAGCTCAGCGCGACGAGCCGGTCGGGCAGCCCGACACCGGCACCGGTGTCAATCCGGACGCGGCACCGGTCGACCACCCGTCCCGGGCCGACGGCTTCGTCCGTGGGCTGTCCGAGGCCATCGGCGGCCCACTCGGTCGGCACGCGGCCGGGCAGGACGTGGTCGCCGCCCGTACCGGGCGGTTCTGGACCGCGGCCCGGGTGGTGCTGGCGTTGATCTGTCTCAGCCTGGCGGCGCACTGGGTGCAGAAATCGCCCTGCATGGACGGTGGCTGGCACAGCAACATCCAGTACACCCGGTTCTGCTACACCGACGTCCTCGCCCTCTACTACGCCGAAGGCCTCAACGAAGGCAAGGTCCCCTACCTGGACCACCCCGTCGAGTACCCGGTGGTGACCGGCTACTTCATGGGCGTACTCGGTCTGCCGGTGCACGCGCTCGGCGCCGACCGGCCCGACCTCAACCAGGCGATGTGGTTCTACAACGCCAACGCGCTCGTGCTCTGCGCGCTCGCGGTGGCAGCGGTGGCGACGATCCTGGCGCTGCGCCGCCGCCGACCATGGGACGCCGCCATGTTCGCGCTCTCCCCGGCCCTGGTGCTGACCGCCACCGTCAACTGGGACATGCTGCCGATCGCCTTCGCCGCGTTCGGCCTCTACGCCTGGGCCAGGAAACGCCCGGTGCTCGCCGGCATCCTGCTCGGCATCGGCGGCGCCGCGAAGATGTGGCCGCTGTTCCTGCTCGGACCGATCCTGGTGCTGGGCCTGCGGTCGGCCAGGATCCGGGCGACGGTCACGGCGATCGCCGTGGCGGTGGCCACCGTGGTCGCCGTCAACCTGCCTGTCTACCTCTGGGCCAACGACGGCTGGCGGCGGTTCTTCGAACTGAACTCGGAGCGGCCGATCGACTGGGGGACGCTCTGGTACATCGGGCGCTACCTCGACGGCAAGTGGGCCGCCGGCGCACCCGGCGACCAGGGCCCGTTCCAGTGGCTCAGCGCGAACATCCCGACCCTCAACACCCTGTCGTACGTCCTGTTCGGCCTGGCCTGCCTCGGCATCGGAGCACTGGCGCTGCTCGCCCCGCGCCGGCCCCGGCTCGCCGCGCTGGCCTTCCTGGTCGTCGCCGCCTTCCTGATCTTCAGCAAGGTGTGGTCCCAGCAGTTCACCCTCTGGCTGCTGCCGCTGATCGTGCTGGCCCGACCCCGCTGGGGCGCCTTCCTGGCCTGGCAGGCCGCCGAGATCGGCTACTTCTTCGCCTTCTACGGCCAACTCCTCGGCGCCACCAACGGCAGCCCGGTGATCCCCGAAGGGGTCTTCGTGCTCGCCGCCACCCTGCGGCTGGCCACGGTGGTGGCACTGTGCGTGTTCATCATCCGGGACATTCTCGCCCCGGAGCGTGACGTCGTGCGCGGCAACTACCTCGACGACCCCGACGGCGGGGTGTTCGACGGTGCGACCGACGCGGCCTGGATCAGTTCGCTGCGCCGCTGGCTCGGCTCCGGCGGCCCAGCCGCCGGCGCACGTTCACCCTCACAGCCGGAAGACGACCGTGTCGCCGATGTCGGCACGCTCGATGCCAAGCCCGTCAACCGGTAG
- a CDS encoding transglycosylase domain-containing protein, which translates to MNSYGEPHSASGRAYGSGTGGGYGSEPDDHRWSHGPDDPGQARSRARRADADAGWHGGDAPAGPGTPGRASVGGSAPVSGGRASVGGSAPVSGGRASVGGSAPAGRASAGRASVGGSAGRASVGGVAPVSGGRASVGGVAPVSGSASVGGSAGRAGVGRATVGRASVRPVSPAGGFGGGPGGPDGPGGPGGPGGPGGPGGPGGPGRRGRGGRNDPAAIKKAKQRRRINLLIASFAILIMLTGGAVVGGTYYTTTVALPEELPLPLASSIYANDGNTRIAKLGEFNRVFVPVEQIPEHVQQAVASAEDRKFYDHSGIDYVGIARAAWNNFTGGSRQGASTITQQYARNAMDLQEVSYARKVREAVLASKLNDKYEKHEIMGFYLNTIYFGRGAYGIEAAAQQYFGKSVADLSVAEGAVIAAVIKQPEPDSVTGHQGFDPAVNEAEAKGRWDYVLDGMVEKGWLPAAERPAEYPAVKVVDPNSCIIDCGINTPEGNVINYVRDEMVQLGICTPDTCSAELRQGGYKITTTIDPKMQDALEKAIWRQAKGSAMDGQPENLMAAMVAIEPSTGRVLAYFGGDNGTGHDYAGRNYENGQWTGGHSPGSTFKIYTLAAALDNDISVDSRWTAKPFKVEGTEIEVQNAGRNASCGEYCTLEESTVQSYNVPFYHVTEQIGADKVVGMAKAAGINMMWNTADNKPYDLTSVDPKEVAPSPFFNVVGYGQYPVTVLDHANGVATLANRGVYNKAHFVVSVEQKNLNTGEWLNVGGEQLKPEQRIRQEVVADLTDVLTKIPDNIGKDLSGGRAVAGKTGTWELDESSGENGDAWMVGYTPQIAAAVWVGNVGDRKAIRDKNNNKIGGSGLPATIWQRFMNEAHKGMDLERFPAARQIGSVDAGNGKSPAPPTPEPGRGGVCDGPLGVIFCPDGTPPANGQGNNGGQGNNGGQGDNGGQGNGDNGDGTDPNSGGQDDGDAGTGFNFGGGGGGVTTLPTPTG; encoded by the coding sequence ATGAACTCGTACGGCGAACCCCACTCCGCCTCTGGGCGTGCCTATGGATCAGGCACCGGCGGCGGATACGGATCAGAGCCGGATGACCACCGCTGGAGCCACGGCCCGGACGATCCCGGGCAGGCGCGTTCCCGCGCCCGGCGGGCCGACGCGGACGCCGGGTGGCACGGCGGCGACGCCCCCGCCGGCCCGGGTACGCCCGGCCGGGCTTCCGTCGGTGGCAGCGCCCCGGTCAGCGGTGGTCGCGCCTCGGTCGGTGGCAGCGCCCCGGTCAGCGGTGGCCGCGCCTCGGTCGGCGGCAGCGCCCCGGCCGGTCGGGCCTCGGCGGGTCGCGCCTCGGTCGGTGGTTCGGCGGGTCGCGCCTCGGTCGGCGGCGTGGCCCCGGTCAGCGGTGGCCGCGCCTCCGTCGGTGGAGTGGCCCCGGTCAGCGGCAGCGCGTCGGTCGGCGGCAGCGCCGGCCGCGCAGGAGTCGGCCGGGCGACGGTCGGGCGGGCCAGCGTACGTCCGGTCTCGCCCGCCGGTGGATTCGGCGGCGGTCCCGGCGGACCGGACGGGCCAGGTGGTCCCGGCGGTCCCGGCGGTCCCGGCGGACCGGGTGGTCCCGGCGGACCGGGCCGGCGCGGCCGTGGCGGCCGCAACGATCCCGCCGCCATCAAGAAGGCCAAGCAGCGGCGGCGGATCAACCTGCTGATCGCCTCCTTCGCCATCCTGATCATGCTCACCGGTGGCGCGGTGGTCGGTGGGACGTACTACACGACCACGGTGGCCCTGCCGGAGGAACTGCCGTTGCCGTTGGCCAGTTCGATCTACGCCAACGACGGCAACACCCGCATCGCCAAGCTCGGCGAGTTCAACCGGGTCTTCGTGCCCGTGGAGCAGATCCCGGAGCACGTGCAGCAGGCGGTCGCCTCGGCCGAGGACCGCAAGTTCTACGACCACTCCGGCATCGACTACGTCGGCATCGCCCGCGCCGCGTGGAACAACTTCACCGGCGGCAGCCGGCAGGGTGCCTCCACGATCACCCAGCAGTACGCGCGGAACGCGATGGACCTGCAGGAGGTTTCGTACGCGCGGAAGGTCCGCGAGGCGGTGCTCGCCTCGAAGCTGAACGACAAGTACGAAAAGCACGAGATCATGGGGTTCTACCTGAACACCATCTACTTCGGGCGGGGCGCGTACGGCATCGAGGCCGCCGCCCAGCAGTACTTCGGCAAGTCGGTCGCCGATCTGTCGGTCGCCGAAGGCGCGGTGATCGCCGCGGTGATCAAGCAGCCCGAGCCGGACTCGGTCACCGGTCACCAGGGCTTCGACCCGGCGGTCAACGAGGCCGAGGCCAAGGGGCGTTGGGACTACGTGCTCGACGGCATGGTGGAGAAGGGCTGGCTGCCGGCGGCCGAACGACCGGCCGAGTATCCGGCGGTCAAGGTGGTCGATCCGAACAGCTGCATCATCGACTGTGGGATCAACACGCCGGAAGGCAACGTGATCAACTATGTCCGGGACGAGATGGTGCAGCTGGGCATCTGCACCCCGGACACCTGCTCCGCCGAGCTCCGGCAGGGCGGTTACAAGATCACGACGACCATCGACCCGAAGATGCAGGACGCGCTGGAGAAGGCGATCTGGCGGCAGGCCAAGGGCTCGGCGATGGACGGCCAGCCGGAGAACCTGATGGCGGCGATGGTCGCGATCGAGCCCAGTACCGGCCGGGTGCTCGCCTACTTCGGCGGCGACAACGGCACCGGGCACGACTACGCCGGGCGCAACTACGAGAACGGCCAGTGGACCGGCGGACACTCGCCCGGCTCGACGTTCAAGATCTACACCTTGGCCGCCGCGCTGGACAACGACATCTCGGTCGACTCCCGGTGGACCGCCAAGCCGTTCAAGGTCGAGGGCACCGAGATCGAGGTGCAGAACGCCGGCCGCAACGCCAGCTGCGGCGAGTACTGCACGCTCGAGGAATCCACCGTCCAGTCGTACAACGTGCCGTTCTACCACGTCACGGAGCAGATCGGCGCGGACAAGGTCGTCGGCATGGCCAAGGCCGCCGGTATCAACATGATGTGGAACACCGCCGACAACAAGCCGTACGACCTGACCAGCGTCGACCCCAAGGAGGTCGCGCCCTCGCCGTTCTTCAACGTCGTCGGGTACGGGCAGTACCCGGTGACGGTGCTCGACCACGCCAATGGCGTGGCCACCCTCGCCAACCGGGGCGTCTACAACAAGGCCCACTTCGTGGTCTCGGTCGAACAGAAGAACCTCAACACCGGCGAGTGGCTCAACGTCGGTGGCGAGCAGCTCAAACCGGAGCAGCGGATCCGCCAGGAGGTCGTCGCGGATCTCACCGACGTACTGACCAAGATCCCCGACAACATCGGCAAGGATCTCAGTGGCGGGCGGGCCGTCGCCGGCAAGACCGGTACCTGGGAGCTCGACGAGTCCAGCGGCGAGAACGGTGACGCCTGGATGGTCGGCTACACCCCGCAGATCGCCGCCGCCGTCTGGGTCGGCAACGTCGGGGACCGCAAGGCGATCCGCGACAAGAACAACAACAAGATCGGCGGTAGCGGGCTGCCCGCCACCATCTGGCAGCGGTTCATGAACGAGGCGCACAAGGGCATGGACCTGGAGCGCTTCCCGGCGGCCCGGCAGATCGGCAGCGTCGACGCCGGCAACGGCAAGTCGCCGGCCCCGCCGACGCCGGAGCCGGGCCGGGGCGGTGTCTGCGACGGGCCGTTGGGCGTCATCTTCTGCCCCGACGGCACCCCGCCGGCCAACGGCCAGGGCAACAACGGCGGACAGGGCAACAACGGCGGACAGGGCGACAACGGTGGCCAGGGCAACGGTGACAACGGTGACGGCACCGATCCCAACAGCGGTGGGCAGGACGACGGAGACGCCGGAACCGGATTCAACTTCGGTGGCGGTGGCGGCGGCGTGACGACGCTGCCGACCCCGACCGGCTGA
- a CDS encoding DUF5318 domain-containing protein — protein sequence MRSQRQIVDYSLQRRAVLREVHSGRVGTYEVCDASPYLKNAARFHGEPTDQRCPICRRENLIHVHYIYGDELKQSAGQARNRAELSLLAMTLREFQVYVVEVCRLCNWNHLVEQYLLGRDGLGTGDGGSPAGAALAVAGGMATGDRRRETDR from the coding sequence ATGCGTTCGCAGCGGCAGATCGTCGACTACTCGCTCCAGCGGCGAGCAGTGCTGCGCGAGGTCCACTCCGGCCGGGTCGGCACCTACGAGGTCTGTGACGCCTCTCCCTACCTGAAGAACGCCGCGCGGTTCCACGGCGAGCCGACCGACCAGCGCTGCCCGATCTGCCGCCGTGAGAACCTCATCCACGTGCACTACATCTACGGCGACGAGCTGAAGCAGTCCGCCGGGCAGGCCCGCAACCGGGCCGAGCTCTCCCTGCTCGCGATGACGCTGCGTGAGTTCCAGGTGTACGTCGTCGAGGTGTGCCGCCTGTGCAACTGGAACCATCTGGTCGAGCAGTACCTGCTCGGCCGGGACGGGCTCGGCACCGGCGACGGCGGTTCGCCGGCCGGCGCGGCGCTGGCGGTGGCCGGCGGCATGGCGACGGGCGATCGAAGGCGAGAGACCGACCGATGA
- a CDS encoding PadR family transcriptional regulator, whose amino-acid sequence MLELAILGLLQESPMHGYELRKELTAKLGAIRAAISYGSLYPTLRRLQTNGLIAEADEPPGTEAGIPALTSRRGRVVYTITAEGKERFAELIAQTGPETYEDTGFGVHFAFFSRTDRATRLRILEGRRRKIEERREGLRDVLGRAAERLDAYTLELQRHGLDACEREVRWLEELIANERSGRAPRTGHHEPTKSEPAASEPPPPGSTREAPPGQPGDEQERL is encoded by the coding sequence GTGCTGGAACTCGCCATCCTCGGCCTGCTCCAGGAGTCTCCGATGCACGGCTACGAGCTCCGCAAGGAGCTCACCGCCAAACTCGGTGCGATCCGCGCCGCGATCAGCTACGGCTCGCTCTACCCCACCTTGCGCCGGCTGCAGACCAACGGCCTCATCGCCGAGGCCGACGAGCCGCCGGGCACCGAGGCGGGGATTCCCGCGCTGACCAGCCGCCGCGGCCGGGTCGTCTACACCATCACGGCCGAGGGCAAGGAGCGGTTCGCCGAACTGATCGCCCAGACCGGCCCGGAAACCTACGAGGACACCGGGTTCGGCGTGCACTTCGCCTTCTTCTCCCGGACCGACCGGGCCACCCGGCTGCGGATCCTGGAGGGCCGGCGACGCAAGATCGAGGAACGCAGGGAAGGGCTCCGCGACGTGCTCGGCCGCGCCGCCGAACGCCTCGACGCGTACACCCTCGAACTCCAACGGCACGGCCTCGACGCCTGCGAACGTGAGGTGCGGTGGCTGGAGGAGCTGATCGCCAACGAGCGGTCCGGTCGGGCCCCGCGCACCGGCCATCACGAACCCACGAAATCCGAACCCGCAGCAAGCGAACCGCCTCCGCCTGGATCGACCAGGGAAGCTCCGCCCGGACAACCCGGAGACGAGCAGGAGCGGCTGTGA
- a CDS encoding inositol-3-phosphate synthase: MGSVRVAIVGVGNCASSLVQGVEYYRGADPTDRVPGLMHVTFGDYHVSDVEFVAAFDVDAKKVGMDLAEAINASENNTITFCDVPPTGVLVQRGPTFDGVGEYYQEMIQESDQQPVDVAQALRDARAEVVVCYLPVGSEQAARYYAQAAIDAGCAFVNALPVFIASDPTWAQKFTDAGLPIVGDDIKSQVGATIVHRALAKLFEDRGVELLRTYQLNFGGNMDFMNMLERTRLVSKKISKTQSVTSQVPHEMAKSDVHIGPSDHVPWLDDRKWAYIRLEGRSFGDTPLNAELKLEVWDSPNSAGVIIDALRAAKIALDRGVGGPILSASSYFMKSPPEQYADHDARQAVEDFIANKIER; the protein is encoded by the coding sequence ATGGGCTCCGTCCGCGTCGCCATCGTCGGTGTCGGGAACTGCGCCTCGTCCCTGGTCCAGGGCGTGGAGTACTACCGCGGCGCCGACCCCACCGACCGCGTCCCGGGTCTCATGCACGTCACCTTCGGCGACTACCACGTCTCGGACGTGGAGTTCGTCGCGGCGTTCGACGTGGACGCCAAGAAGGTCGGCATGGACCTCGCCGAGGCGATCAACGCCAGCGAGAACAACACCATCACCTTCTGCGACGTACCCCCCACCGGGGTGCTGGTGCAGCGCGGCCCCACCTTCGACGGGGTCGGCGAGTACTACCAGGAGATGATCCAGGAATCCGACCAGCAGCCGGTGGACGTCGCCCAGGCCCTGCGGGACGCCCGCGCCGAGGTCGTCGTCTGCTACCTGCCGGTCGGCTCCGAGCAGGCCGCCCGGTACTACGCGCAGGCCGCCATCGACGCCGGTTGCGCGTTCGTCAACGCCCTGCCGGTCTTCATCGCCTCGGACCCGACCTGGGCGCAGAAGTTCACCGACGCCGGGCTGCCGATCGTCGGCGACGACATCAAGAGCCAGGTCGGCGCGACCATCGTGCACCGGGCCCTGGCCAAGCTCTTCGAGGACCGCGGCGTCGAGCTGCTGCGGACCTACCAGCTCAACTTCGGCGGCAACATGGACTTCATGAACATGCTGGAGCGCACCCGGCTGGTCTCCAAGAAGATCTCCAAGACCCAGTCGGTCACCTCTCAGGTTCCCCACGAGATGGCCAAGAGCGACGTACACATCGGGCCGTCCGACCACGTGCCGTGGCTCGACGACCGCAAGTGGGCGTACATCCGGCTGGAGGGCCGTTCCTTCGGCGACACGCCGCTCAACGCCGAGCTCAAGCTGGAGGTCTGGGACTCGCCCAACTCCGCCGGTGTGATCATCGACGCGCTGCGCGCCGCGAAGATCGCCCTGGACCGGGGGGTCGGTGGCCCGATCCTCTCGGCTTCCTCCTACTTCATGAAGTCGCCGCCGGAGCAGTACGCCGACCACGACGCACGGCAGGCCGTCGAGGACTTCATCGCCAACAAGATCGAGCGCTGA
- a CDS encoding methylated-DNA--[protein]-cysteine S-methyltransferase, producing the protein MRWAVLESPIGDLSVAVDDVGVCGVRFGRVEGVAQTTAPDPALRAALDELRGYFAGELTGFTVPLSVRQGSAFERAVWRRMTGIPYGQTETYGEVAAALGDPLAARAVGVACNRNPIPVIVPCHRIVGAGGKLVGFGGGLPRKRHLLELEAGVAFRQEWS; encoded by the coding sequence ATGCGATGGGCGGTGCTGGAGTCCCCGATCGGTGATCTGTCGGTGGCGGTCGACGACGTCGGCGTCTGCGGGGTGCGGTTCGGTCGGGTCGAGGGGGTGGCGCAGACCACGGCACCGGACCCGGCGCTGCGGGCTGCCCTCGACGAGCTGCGCGGATACTTCGCCGGCGAGCTGACCGGATTCACCGTGCCGCTGTCGGTGCGGCAGGGCTCCGCGTTCGAACGCGCGGTGTGGCGACGGATGACCGGGATCCCGTACGGGCAGACCGAGACGTACGGCGAGGTCGCCGCCGCGTTGGGCGACCCGCTCGCGGCGCGGGCGGTCGGGGTGGCCTGCAACCGCAACCCGATCCCGGTGATCGTGCCCTGCCACCGGATCGTCGGCGCCGGCGGCAAACTGGTCGGCTTCGGTGGCGGACTGCCCCGGAAACGGCACCTGCTGGAGTTGGAGGCCGGGGTGGCGTTCCGTCAGGAGTGGAGCTGA
- a CDS encoding GNAT family N-acetyltransferase, producing MQVIVRENVDSTILAAIRQLDTTFTATSVYQVLVTEDGFALRERTVAPLRKRYDLTEGVTVGSRPWDLYAVAVVDAAPVGFMATTYERWNGRQVLNELHVAPAYRRRGLARELLGMVQVTARDNGAREIWLETQNVNVAAVRAYRRLGFTLTGIDTTRYLPPYDDEVALFMSAPVPPATAPDGAATVPQTPGG from the coding sequence GTGCAGGTGATCGTCCGGGAGAATGTCGACAGCACCATCCTGGCTGCCATCCGCCAACTTGACACCACCTTCACTGCCACCTCCGTCTATCAGGTCCTGGTGACCGAGGACGGTTTCGCGCTCCGGGAGCGCACCGTCGCGCCGCTGCGCAAGCGGTACGACCTGACCGAAGGCGTCACCGTCGGCAGCCGACCGTGGGATCTGTACGCGGTGGCGGTCGTCGACGCCGCGCCGGTGGGTTTCATGGCGACGACCTACGAGCGGTGGAACGGCCGGCAGGTGCTCAACGAACTGCACGTGGCACCGGCGTACCGGCGGCGCGGCCTGGCCCGGGAGCTGCTCGGGATGGTGCAGGTCACCGCCCGCGACAACGGTGCCCGGGAGATCTGGTTGGAGACCCAGAACGTCAACGTCGCGGCGGTACGCGCCTATCGCCGGCTCGGGTTCACCCTGACCGGCATCGACACCACCCGCTACCTGCCGCCGTACGACGACGAGGTGGCCCTGTTCATGTCGGCACCGGTGCCACCGGCCACGGCACCGGACGGTGCGGCCACGGTGCCGCAGACGCCCGGCGGATAA